A genomic window from Flavobacterium johnsoniae includes:
- a CDS encoding efflux RND transporter periplasmic adaptor subunit: MNNKLIIRTILLIAMVFPLLFTACAQKEEKKTSQEKAQTYTCPMHPQIVKDGPGSCPICGMDLVPFEKNNAQDFLTLGPSQQALANLTTITAGENEFSNSSHLNGRLVTDPEQTIYISSRVAGRIEELYVKETGVPVRKGQPLYKIYSEQLSALQQEYLLATAQAASFTEDKRFAQIKNAAKQKLLLYGQSEAQLNELLKKQKASPYVVYYAPYSGIVAELSITEGQYVAEGGSIMKLEDYTRLWVEADVYPADAGKVKIGQKVKVIVSGYEDQPQTMTVDFINPALQTSKQLIQLRGAIANPNKQWQAGQQAIVLLPSSEQKMKLTIPVDAVIRDGSGTHVWIEIEKGKYQPKMVAIGSETFDEVEITSGLKKGDIVVASGAYLLYSEFILKKGKNPMSGMKM; this comes from the coding sequence ATGAACAATAAATTAATAATTCGTACTATTTTGCTCATTGCAATGGTTTTTCCACTTCTATTTACAGCATGTGCCCAAAAAGAAGAAAAAAAAACCAGTCAGGAAAAAGCTCAAACCTATACCTGCCCCATGCATCCGCAAATTGTAAAAGATGGCCCCGGCTCATGCCCGATCTGTGGAATGGATTTAGTGCCTTTCGAAAAAAACAACGCACAGGACTTTCTAACCTTGGGACCGAGCCAGCAGGCACTAGCTAATCTGACTACAATAACTGCTGGGGAAAATGAATTTTCAAATTCTTCTCATCTTAACGGACGTTTGGTTACTGACCCTGAGCAAACTATTTACATTTCAAGTCGCGTGGCAGGAAGGATTGAAGAGTTGTATGTAAAAGAAACTGGTGTTCCCGTTCGAAAAGGCCAGCCTTTGTACAAAATATATTCAGAGCAGCTTTCAGCCCTGCAGCAGGAGTACCTTCTAGCTACGGCACAGGCTGCAAGCTTTACTGAGGATAAACGATTTGCCCAAATAAAAAATGCTGCAAAACAAAAACTATTATTATATGGACAATCTGAAGCACAGCTTAATGAATTATTAAAAAAACAAAAAGCTTCTCCTTATGTTGTTTATTATGCCCCGTATTCAGGAATAGTTGCAGAACTTTCCATAACAGAAGGCCAATATGTAGCAGAAGGAGGCTCTATTATGAAACTGGAAGATTATACCCGTTTATGGGTCGAAGCTGATGTCTATCCTGCAGATGCCGGTAAAGTTAAAATAGGCCAAAAAGTAAAAGTTATTGTCTCGGGTTATGAAGATCAGCCCCAAACAATGACGGTAGATTTTATAAATCCTGCCCTGCAGACAAGCAAACAGCTCATACAGCTGCGAGGTGCTATTGCCAATCCAAACAAGCAATGGCAGGCAGGTCAACAGGCAATTGTTTTACTGCCTTCATCAGAACAAAAAATGAAATTAACCATACCTGTAGATGCCGTAATAAGAGACGGCAGCGGTACACATGTGTGGATTGAAATTGAAAAAGGCAAGTATCAGCCTAAAATGGTGGCTATTGGTTCTGAAACCTTCGATGAAGTGGAAATTACTAGCGGTTTAAAAAAAGGAGATATCGTCGTTGCATCCGGTGCCTATCTTTTGTACAGTGAATTTATATTAAAGAAAGGCAAAAACCCTATGTCAGGAATGAAAATGTAA
- a CDS encoding efflux RND transporter periplasmic adaptor subunit, whose protein sequence is MKKNSIAKLVGLLFVSILVLTACNKKTEHNSKPAHQHSTNQEYTCPMHPEVIQDKPGSCPICGMELVARHTPGTETAIDSSLKHLLKPVNEQVVSNISVIKADQSTKIFSMQVQGIITYDTRDQTSISSRVSGRIERLLINYNYQPVKKGQLIMEIYSPDLAAAQRELLFIYQSDPNNPMLQKAKDRLSLLGMQQGQIQQVLKTGKISYRIPVYSNATGYILDNTAAANASTAAPAASPQSAPSDDGMGAMGSSSSAASNSSASTPTSSAIMLREGQYVGAGQSLFTIYTNKNLIAEFAFDPSVSSQIKKGQKLVFYEPSDKQTVYTGTIGLIQPVFKEGSNFTIARIYLQDNKFQTGKLVTAAIPIVSKGWWLPQSAVLNLGNKSIVFKKEQDVFVPREVKTKNNGDGMVLIDQDISNWNIASNAAYMIDSESFIKTASENKLKN, encoded by the coding sequence ATGAAAAAGAACTCTATCGCTAAGTTAGTCGGATTGTTATTCGTTTCGATATTAGTATTGACAGCCTGTAACAAGAAAACAGAGCATAACAGTAAGCCCGCACATCAGCATAGTACAAATCAGGAATATACTTGTCCAATGCATCCCGAAGTTATTCAGGATAAGCCCGGCAGCTGCCCAATATGCGGGATGGAATTGGTTGCAAGACACACTCCTGGAACGGAAACAGCTATAGACAGCAGCCTGAAACACCTTTTAAAACCAGTTAACGAACAAGTTGTTTCAAACATATCTGTCATAAAAGCTGACCAGAGTACTAAAATATTCTCCATGCAGGTACAGGGAATTATTACCTACGATACCCGTGACCAGACCAGCATTTCCAGCAGGGTAAGCGGAAGGATTGAGCGTCTGCTGATTAATTATAATTACCAGCCCGTAAAAAAAGGACAGTTGATCATGGAAATCTATTCCCCTGATCTGGCTGCCGCGCAAAGAGAGTTGTTGTTTATTTATCAATCTGACCCAAACAATCCGATGCTTCAAAAAGCAAAAGACAGACTGTCTCTCCTGGGTATGCAGCAGGGGCAAATTCAACAGGTATTAAAAACAGGTAAAATCTCCTATCGCATTCCTGTTTACAGTAATGCCACCGGGTACATCTTAGACAACACGGCAGCGGCAAATGCTTCTACAGCAGCTCCTGCGGCTTCGCCTCAAAGCGCACCGTCAGATGATGGCATGGGCGCAATGGGTTCAAGTAGCAGTGCAGCATCAAATAGCAGCGCATCTACCCCTACTTCCTCTGCTATTATGCTAAGAGAAGGACAATATGTTGGTGCAGGACAATCTCTTTTTACAATTTATACCAACAAAAACCTTATCGCTGAGTTTGCTTTTGATCCATCGGTATCATCCCAGATTAAAAAAGGACAAAAGTTGGTGTTTTATGAACCCTCAGATAAGCAAACCGTGTATACTGGTACTATCGGACTCATTCAACCCGTCTTTAAAGAGGGAAGCAACTTTACCATAGCACGGATTTATTTGCAGGATAATAAATTTCAGACCGGAAAATTAGTAACTGCAGCCATTCCTATTGTCAGTAAAGGCTGGTGGCTTCCGCAAAGCGCCGTTCTTAATTTAGGAAATAAATCCATCGTTTTCAAAAAAGAGCAGGACGTGTTTGTTCCCAGAGAAGTTAAAACGAAAAATAATGGTGATGGAATGGTGCTAATAGACCAAGACATCAGTAATTGGAATATCGCCAGTAATGCGGCTTATATGATAGACAGTGAGAGTTTTATCAAGACAGCTTCAGAAAATAAATTAAAAAATTAA
- a CDS encoding TolC family protein has translation MNYENMANLKYMMSNIKILAVLLLLLPLQLLSQTQQVLSLDTILHRIDKKNVLLQSYSLKAEGYKYSADAATAWMAPMVGVGTFMTPYPFQEVTDDRDKGSLMFRVEQDIPNIGKLNKKKKFIQSQGNIENATRTVTLNDYKAQAKQLYYSWMVAEERMKVLDQNEKIMLTMKKIEEVRYPYNQSQLGNVYKIDARIEENKNMIRMQEGEIAKARAWLNSLMNQPGNADFSIDTSIIPVFNPALHDTTSLAAVRGDIKKMDAGIESMQLSIQAMKAEKNPSFKIQFDHMNSFDKMMPKAYSVMAMMSIPIAPWSSKMYKSDVKAMQYNVQAMEKEKSAMLQETQGMLYGMQYEILTMQKRIQGLETKIIPSMQKSLDVNFLNYQENKLQIPVVIDSWEALNMLQNNLLDEKLKLYQMIVDYEKELYR, from the coding sequence ATGAATTACGAAAATATGGCAAACTTGAAGTACATGATGTCAAACATTAAAATACTGGCAGTACTATTGCTTTTACTGCCATTACAGCTATTGAGCCAGACCCAACAGGTCTTGTCTCTTGATACAATCCTTCACAGGATTGATAAAAAAAACGTGCTCCTGCAAAGCTATAGCCTAAAGGCTGAAGGGTACAAATATAGTGCTGATGCCGCAACGGCATGGATGGCACCAATGGTGGGTGTTGGGACATTTATGACACCCTATCCTTTTCAGGAAGTTACGGATGACCGCGACAAAGGATCTTTAATGTTCAGAGTTGAACAAGATATCCCCAATATAGGAAAGCTAAACAAGAAGAAAAAATTTATCCAGTCCCAAGGAAATATTGAGAACGCTACGCGGACCGTTACCCTTAACGACTATAAAGCGCAGGCCAAACAGCTCTACTACAGCTGGATGGTAGCCGAAGAGCGAATGAAAGTTTTGGATCAGAACGAAAAGATAATGTTGACCATGAAAAAGATTGAGGAAGTACGCTATCCTTACAATCAGTCGCAATTGGGTAATGTATACAAGATTGACGCAAGGATTGAAGAGAACAAAAATATGATCCGCATGCAGGAAGGTGAAATCGCAAAAGCAAGAGCATGGCTCAACAGCTTGATGAACCAGCCTGGCAATGCTGATTTTTCAATCGACACAAGTATTATTCCTGTCTTCAACCCTGCTTTGCACGACACCACAAGTCTTGCTGCTGTGCGGGGAGATATTAAAAAGATGGATGCGGGAATTGAATCGATGCAGCTCAGTATTCAGGCGATGAAAGCGGAGAAAAATCCCTCTTTTAAAATCCAGTTTGACCACATGAATTCTTTCGATAAAATGATGCCCAAAGCCTATTCGGTAATGGCAATGATGTCTATTCCTATTGCTCCATGGTCATCAAAAATGTATAAATCAGATGTTAAAGCAATGCAATATAATGTACAGGCAATGGAGAAAGAGAAATCCGCCATGCTGCAGGAAACCCAGGGTATGTTATATGGTATGCAATATGAAATACTGACCATGCAAAAAAGAATCCAGGGACTCGAAACAAAAATAATCCCTTCAATGCAAAAATCGCTGGATGTAAACTTTCTGAACTATCAGGAAAACAAACTGCAGATTCCTGTAGTAATTGACTCCTGGGAAGCTTTAAATATGCTGCAGAATAACTTATTAGATGAAAAATTAAAACTATATCAAATGATTGTCGATTATGAAAAAGAACTCTATCGCTAA
- a CDS encoding efflux RND transporter permease subunit gives MKRIKNIFRKKTQWISEEERLKVIEKSSKQVSRGVFFATIIIITSFLPVFMLTGQEGKLFHPLAYTKTFILIVDALLVLTLAPVLISFFMKGKFRPTDAHPVNRFLEKGYEPIIRWVLKWRKTTLTVNILALLISIPLLMRLGTEFMPPLDEQSILFMPVTLPDVSNGEIKRILQVQDKIIKSVPEVESVLGKAGRANTATDNSPMSMIETIIMLKPKSEWRKGIDKKDIIKELDTKLQIPGVVNGWTQPIINRINMLATGIRTDVGIKVYGQNLDTIARVSERVKMALEGTPGVSDLFVDPITGGKYLDVDVNRSELARYGLTVDDVNQTVEFALGGASIGNTVEGRRRFSISVRMAQDYRNSVERIKRIPLQSPTFGEVPLSSVADIKFVDGPPMISSENALLRGAVMFNIRDRDMGGTVQEAMKKLESAKNILPEGYFIEWSGQYENLISGEKTLKIIAPIVLLIIFFSLYFAFNSLREAFLSLITVPFALIGGAYIIFFWDVNLSVAVAVGFIALFGIAVETGIVMVIYLNDAMEQLIKAKGNSRETITKDDLREYVVHGAAKRLRPKLMTVCVSLFGLVPVLWSNGVGMDVMKPIVLPMIGGVFTSAVHILLVTPLIFLMSKEYELRKYGKLEVHDVKH, from the coding sequence ATGAAAAGAATTAAAAATATATTTCGCAAAAAAACACAGTGGATATCCGAAGAGGAAAGGCTTAAAGTAATTGAGAAAAGCAGCAAGCAGGTTTCTCGCGGGGTATTCTTTGCCACCATAATTATAATTACTTCTTTCCTGCCTGTATTTATGCTTACCGGACAGGAAGGAAAGCTATTCCATCCCTTGGCTTATACAAAAACTTTCATACTGATTGTGGATGCCTTGTTGGTACTTACATTAGCTCCGGTACTGATCTCTTTTTTTATGAAAGGGAAATTCCGTCCAACTGATGCACATCCCGTAAATCGTTTTTTGGAAAAAGGTTATGAGCCTATCATACGCTGGGTCCTAAAATGGAGAAAAACAACCCTTACGGTTAATATTTTGGCGTTATTGATTTCCATTCCATTATTGATGCGGCTGGGAACAGAGTTCATGCCCCCACTGGATGAGCAGAGCATTTTATTTATGCCTGTTACCCTGCCTGATGTATCCAATGGAGAAATCAAACGCATCTTGCAGGTACAGGATAAAATAATAAAATCAGTTCCCGAAGTAGAAAGTGTTTTAGGCAAAGCCGGACGGGCTAATACAGCTACCGATAATTCCCCAATGAGCATGATTGAGACCATTATCATGCTAAAACCAAAATCAGAATGGCGTAAAGGAATAGACAAAAAAGACATTATTAAGGAACTCGATACCAAACTGCAGATCCCGGGTGTGGTAAACGGTTGGACACAGCCTATCATCAACCGTATCAATATGCTCGCTACAGGAATTCGTACCGACGTGGGTATTAAAGTCTACGGTCAAAATCTCGATACCATTGCGCGAGTATCAGAAAGAGTAAAAATGGCTTTAGAGGGAACCCCTGGAGTGTCTGACTTATTTGTGGATCCTATTACTGGTGGCAAATACCTGGATGTTGATGTCAATCGTTCCGAACTGGCCCGTTATGGACTCACTGTAGATGACGTAAACCAAACCGTGGAATTTGCCTTAGGAGGAGCGTCCATCGGCAATACCGTTGAAGGACGAAGACGATTTTCAATAAGCGTTCGTATGGCACAGGACTATAGAAATAGCGTAGAACGCATTAAACGCATTCCCCTGCAGTCTCCAACCTTTGGAGAGGTGCCCCTATCTTCTGTTGCCGATATTAAATTCGTAGATGGCCCTCCAATGATTAGTTCAGAAAATGCACTCCTTCGCGGGGCAGTCATGTTCAACATACGTGATCGTGATATGGGGGGAACCGTACAGGAAGCTATGAAAAAATTAGAAAGTGCCAAAAATATACTTCCCGAAGGGTACTTTATAGAATGGAGCGGACAATATGAGAACCTGATCAGCGGAGAAAAGACCCTTAAAATCATTGCACCGATAGTATTGCTTATTATTTTCTTCTCCCTCTATTTTGCCTTTAATTCCCTTAGAGAAGCCTTCTTAAGTCTTATAACAGTGCCTTTTGCTTTGATTGGAGGTGCCTATATAATTTTTTTCTGGGATGTCAATCTATCAGTGGCAGTAGCTGTAGGTTTTATAGCCTTGTTTGGTATTGCCGTGGAAACCGGAATTGTGATGGTTATCTATCTCAATGATGCAATGGAGCAGCTTATCAAGGCCAAAGGTAATTCAAGAGAAACCATTACTAAAGACGATCTCAGAGAATATGTGGTACACGGCGCCGCAAAGAGATTACGCCCAAAACTAATGACCGTCTGTGTCTCATTATTTGGATTAGTGCCTGTCCTTTGGTCCAATGGTGTCGGAATGGATGTAATGAAACCAATCGTATTGCCTATGATTGGCGGCGTATTTACCTCTGCCGTACATATCTTATTAGTAACCCCGCTTATTTTCCTAATGTCTAAAGAATATGAATTACGAAAATATGGCAAACTTGAAGTACATGATGTCAAACATTAA
- a CDS encoding efflux RND transporter permease subunit: protein MVHKLIEWSLRNRFIILLLSAGIFVWGIISIQKNPIDAIPDLSENQVIVFTEWMGRAPQLVEDQITYPLVTNLQGLPKIKYVRAASMFGMSFIYVIFEDDVDVYWARSRVLERLSTISSTLPKGVAPQLGPDGTGVGHILWYTLDAPGIDLGEQRALQDWYVKFALQNVPGVSEIASFGGFQKEYQVTIDPNKLLYYKLSVPEVISAVRANNNESGGRKFDMSDIGYIIKTSGYLKSIKEIEDIPLKNQNGIPIKVSDIGTVQMSGETRLGIFDHNGTGEAVGGIVVMRYGENADAVIDNVKEKMKEVAKGLPKGVKFNIVYDRGHLIKESIDSVKRTLIEEMIVVSLIVIIFLFHWRSALSIIIQIPITIAASFILLNAFGISSNIMSLTGIALAIGVIVDNGIIMSENAYQHLSQRYAQWESEQKTETNSDEKN from the coding sequence ATGGTACACAAATTAATAGAATGGTCCCTGCGCAACCGTTTCATCATATTACTATTATCAGCAGGAATATTTGTTTGGGGTATTATCTCTATTCAAAAAAATCCTATTGATGCTATTCCAGATCTATCTGAAAATCAGGTAATCGTTTTTACAGAATGGATGGGACGTGCTCCACAGCTCGTTGAAGACCAGATCACCTATCCCTTGGTTACCAACCTTCAGGGATTGCCTAAAATTAAATATGTAAGGGCTGCTTCCATGTTTGGAATGAGTTTTATCTATGTCATTTTTGAGGATGATGTTGATGTATACTGGGCAAGATCAAGAGTACTGGAAAGGCTCAGTACAATTAGCAGCACCCTGCCCAAAGGAGTTGCACCGCAATTGGGACCCGATGGAACCGGAGTTGGCCATATACTCTGGTATACTTTGGACGCTCCCGGCATTGACCTTGGCGAACAAAGGGCACTGCAGGACTGGTATGTCAAATTTGCTTTGCAAAATGTCCCCGGAGTAAGTGAAATTGCTTCTTTTGGAGGATTTCAAAAAGAATACCAGGTTACCATTGATCCAAACAAACTGCTATATTATAAGCTGTCTGTCCCTGAGGTTATAAGCGCCGTACGAGCCAATAATAACGAAAGCGGCGGAAGAAAATTCGACATGAGTGATATTGGCTATATCATTAAGACATCCGGTTATCTGAAATCCATAAAAGAAATTGAGGATATTCCACTGAAAAACCAGAATGGTATCCCTATAAAAGTCAGCGATATAGGAACAGTCCAGATGAGCGGAGAAACCCGATTGGGAATCTTTGATCATAATGGTACAGGCGAAGCTGTTGGAGGCATCGTCGTGATGCGTTACGGTGAAAACGCCGATGCCGTTATTGATAATGTGAAAGAAAAGATGAAAGAAGTCGCAAAAGGGCTTCCTAAAGGGGTAAAATTCAATATTGTATATGACCGAGGGCATCTGATCAAAGAGTCTATTGATTCGGTTAAGCGCACCTTAATTGAAGAGATGATTGTGGTTTCGCTTATCGTTATTATTTTTCTTTTCCATTGGCGCAGCGCATTAAGTATCATAATCCAGATCCCAATTACAATTGCCGCGAGTTTCATACTTCTAAATGCCTTTGGAATATCCTCCAATATCATGTCCCTTACCGGTATCGCACTTGCCATTGGGGTAATAGTTGACAACGGTATTATTATGAGTGAAAATGCCTACCAGCATCTCTCACAACGGTATGCACAATGGGAATCCGAACAAAAAACTGAAACAAACTCTGATGAAAAGAATTAA